A region from the Thermanaeromonas sp. C210 genome encodes:
- a CDS encoding (2Fe-2S)-binding protein, giving the protein MKRLITLKVNGEEVTVGVEPDKTLLWLLREGLNLTGTKEGCGAGECGACTVIFNGKAVNSCLVLAVEADGAEVYTIEGEAKDGQLSELQKAFIEHNALQCGFCTPGMIMAARALLNRNPNPTEEEIKEAIEGNLCRCTGYVPIVEAIKAAAAREARK; this is encoded by the coding sequence ATGAAGAGACTTATTACGCTTAAAGTTAATGGGGAAGAAGTTACTGTAGGGGTGGAACCTGACAAGACTCTTTTATGGCTCCTACGCGAAGGGTTAAATTTAACGGGGACAAAAGAGGGATGCGGCGCCGGGGAGTGCGGTGCCTGTACAGTAATTTTTAACGGGAAAGCAGTAAATTCCTGCCTGGTGCTGGCTGTAGAAGCCGATGGAGCCGAAGTATATACCATCGAGGGCGAAGCTAAGGACGGTCAACTTTCTGAGTTGCAAAAGGCCTTTATTGAGCATAACGCTTTACAGTGCGGTTTTTGTACACCGGGCATGATTATGGCCGCAAGGGCGCTCCTCAACCGCAACCCTAATCCTACAGAGGAAGAGATCAAAGAAGCTATTGAAGGAAATTTATGCCGGTGTACTGGATATGTACCCATTGTAGAAGCCATTAAAGCTGCTGCCGCAAGGGAGGCGAGAAAATGA
- a CDS encoding FAD binding domain-containing protein, with amino-acid sequence MAGIEYFGPTSLEEAIELKYKYGNEARIIAGGTDIIVNLRDKVLQVKYLIDIKKIPEMQELSYTPARGLIIGGAVTINQLLEAKPVVNHYPVLAQAGKTLANTLIRNRATLVGNLCNASPAADMAPASLVLRARVVVASQAGWREIPVDQFFTGVKQNALKPDELVVRVEIPPVKGKGIYLKKSRIKGHDLAQVGVAGFLSQEGDLRLALGAMAPTPVLARGLDIYRREDLQQEEKAQAIIEQVMAQVDPISDQRASREYRLAMARYLLRQALAMLSEEVLSL; translated from the coding sequence TTGGCCGGGATAGAATATTTTGGGCCTACCAGCCTGGAAGAGGCTATTGAGCTTAAGTATAAGTACGGGAATGAGGCCAGGATAATCGCTGGTGGTACAGATATCATTGTGAATTTAAGGGATAAGGTCTTGCAGGTCAAGTATTTGATAGATATTAAGAAGATTCCGGAGATGCAAGAGTTAAGCTACACCCCTGCAAGGGGGCTAATCATTGGCGGGGCAGTAACTATCAATCAACTTTTGGAGGCTAAGCCTGTAGTAAATCATTATCCTGTCTTGGCACAGGCGGGTAAAACCCTAGCCAACACGTTAATACGTAACCGGGCGACCTTAGTGGGCAATCTCTGTAACGCTTCTCCGGCTGCTGATATGGCTCCGGCAAGCCTAGTCCTGAGAGCTCGGGTGGTCGTTGCATCTCAAGCAGGATGGCGGGAGATACCGGTAGACCAATTCTTTACCGGTGTTAAACAGAATGCCTTAAAACCGGACGAGCTGGTGGTGAGGGTGGAAATACCTCCTGTTAAAGGGAAAGGTATTTATCTTAAAAAATCCCGTATCAAAGGCCATGACCTGGCACAAGTAGGGGTAGCTGGTTTTTTGAGCCAGGAGGGTGACTTGCGTTTAGCCCTTGGAGCCATGGCTCCTACGCCGGTATTGGCCCGGGGCTTAGATATTTACCGTCGGGAAGATTTGCAACAGGAAGAAAAAGCCCAGGCCATCATTGAGCAGGTCATGGCGCAAGTGGATCCCATTAGTGACCAGAGGGCTTCCAGGGAATACCGGCTGGCCATGGCCAGGTATTTGCTGCGCCAGGCGCTGGCGATGCTCAGCGAGGAGGTTTTAAGTTTATGA
- a CDS encoding cyclase family protein, which produces MLSFWDKVKMYDLTQPLSHLTPPWPTYEPLQIKFFKRLAPNGANGQLITTSNHVGTHLDGPLHFCTHGKDIASLPLDFLVGPGVVVDLSDIAEDYGIYTSKDIMDRVEVREGDILIIHTGYHHYAWDQPEADEVRYMIKHPGPTREFAEWCLKMKIKWLGVDCGSADHPMNTKIREWMPVQAREADKYLREKYGKGLDDFFPPEDYQVMHIALFPYDIIHAENVGGDIDQILNKRVIIGCFPWRFVGGESSICRIVAFDEK; this is translated from the coding sequence ATGCTTTCCTTCTGGGACAAGGTAAAGATGTATGATCTAACCCAGCCTTTGAGCCATCTTACTCCGCCTTGGCCAACTTATGAACCACTGCAGATCAAGTTTTTCAAGCGGTTAGCCCCTAATGGGGCCAACGGACAGCTCATTACCACTTCCAACCATGTGGGTACTCATCTGGATGGGCCGTTGCATTTCTGCACCCACGGCAAGGACATCGCCAGCCTACCTTTAGATTTCCTGGTAGGGCCGGGGGTAGTGGTAGATTTGAGCGACATAGCCGAGGACTACGGGATCTATACTTCTAAGGATATCATGGACCGGGTGGAAGTACGAGAAGGGGATATCTTGATCATCCATACAGGATACCACCATTATGCCTGGGACCAGCCGGAAGCCGATGAAGTGCGCTATATGATCAAGCACCCGGGTCCTACGCGGGAGTTTGCCGAGTGGTGTTTAAAGATGAAAATCAAGTGGCTGGGGGTGGATTGCGGCTCGGCCGACCATCCTATGAACACCAAAATCCGCGAGTGGATGCCTGTGCAGGCCCGGGAAGCGGACAAATACCTGCGGGAGAAATACGGCAAGGGCTTGGACGACTTCTTCCCGCCGGAAGATTACCAAGTCATGCATATCGCCCTTTTCCCCTATGATATAATCCATGCCGAAAATGTAGGGGGAGACATCGACCAGATTTTGAATAAGAGAGTCATCATTGGCTGTTTCCCCTGGAGGTTTGTGGGTGGCGAGTCCTCTATCTGCCGGATTGTAGCCTTTGACGAGAAGTAA
- a CDS encoding DUF1116 domain-containing protein — protein sequence MAYLANWPPALKVINLGSEVFARSMRQQGATVYQVRWEPPARGKVELIKILDRLIGREDIEEANRQALERYHAAQPVLIGIGWAREVIPGLKEHMLLHAGPPITWDRMSGPLRGAIIGAILFEGWAKTPQEAERLASREIEYSPCHEHASVGPMAGVVSPSMPVFIVENKTHGNRAYCPLNEGLGKVLRYGAYSPEVLERLKWMGDVLAPVLGKAIELAGGVDLKSLIAQALYMGDEVHNRNKAATSLFIRAIAPYILETGYPLSDLRRVLEFMNGNDHFFLNLSMPAAKAMLEAAHGIPKSTIVTVMSRNGTEFGIKVSGLGDRWFTGPAQRVKGLYFPGFTEEEANPDIGDSAITETAGLGGFAMAAAIPIVQFVGGTPEDALEFSRRMYSITAGENRFFTLPVLGFRGTATGIDIRKVVETGILPQINTGIAHKEPGIGQVGAGLVNPPWECFEKALLAFAEQYT from the coding sequence ATGGCATACCTAGCCAATTGGCCGCCGGCGCTTAAAGTGATTAACCTGGGCAGTGAAGTATTTGCCAGGTCTATGCGCCAACAGGGAGCGACTGTCTACCAAGTGAGGTGGGAGCCGCCGGCCCGGGGCAAGGTGGAACTTATAAAGATTTTAGACAGGCTAATTGGACGGGAGGATATTGAGGAGGCTAACCGCCAAGCCTTAGAGCGCTACCATGCCGCCCAACCGGTGCTCATAGGCATCGGTTGGGCAAGAGAGGTTATACCGGGCCTTAAGGAACATATGCTCCTCCATGCCGGCCCCCCCATAACCTGGGATAGGATGTCAGGGCCTTTAAGGGGAGCTATAATAGGAGCCATCCTCTTTGAAGGATGGGCTAAAACTCCGCAGGAAGCGGAAAGGCTAGCTTCTAGGGAGATAGAATATTCGCCCTGCCATGAGCATGCTAGTGTCGGTCCCATGGCCGGTGTGGTCTCACCCTCCATGCCTGTGTTTATAGTCGAAAATAAGACCCATGGTAACCGCGCCTACTGTCCCCTGAACGAGGGTCTCGGGAAGGTTCTCCGTTATGGGGCCTATAGTCCTGAGGTTTTGGAGAGGCTTAAATGGATGGGTGATGTTTTGGCCCCTGTACTCGGTAAAGCCATAGAACTAGCTGGGGGGGTGGATCTAAAGTCCCTTATCGCCCAGGCCCTCTACATGGGGGATGAAGTGCATAACCGTAACAAAGCAGCCACCTCTTTGTTTATTCGCGCCATCGCTCCGTATATTCTGGAGACAGGTTACCCCCTTTCCGATCTCCGGCGGGTTCTAGAGTTTATGAACGGGAACGACCACTTCTTCCTTAATCTTTCCATGCCAGCAGCCAAGGCTATGCTGGAGGCAGCTCATGGGATCCCCAAGAGCACCATAGTCACGGTCATGTCCCGCAACGGTACAGAATTCGGAATCAAGGTTAGTGGATTAGGCGACCGGTGGTTTACGGGGCCTGCTCAAAGGGTTAAGGGGCTTTATTTCCCAGGTTTTACCGAGGAGGAGGCTAACCCTGACATCGGAGATTCTGCCATTACGGAGACGGCAGGTTTGGGTGGCTTCGCCATGGCGGCGGCCATTCCTATAGTACAGTTTGTAGGCGGCACTCCAGAAGATGCTCTGGAGTTTTCCCGCAGGATGTATAGTATCACGGCAGGGGAAAACAGGTTCTTTACTCTTCCCGTACTAGGTTTCCGGGGTACGGCCACCGGGATAGATATACGTAAGGTGGTAGAGACGGGCATCCTGCCCCAGATCAATACCGGGATCGCCCATAAGGAACCGGGCATAGGCCAGGTGGGGGCGGGGCTAGTGAATCCACCCTGGGAATGTTTTGAGAAGGCTTTATTGGCTTTTGCCGAACAGTACACTTAA
- the fdrA gene encoding acyl-CoA synthetase FdrA yields MFKRITVRYNSYYDSVTLMSLTQEIQKLPGIREALVGMATDLNKESLKGMGFYTPEVEKAAATDLLIALGAESEEALYEAEELIEEKLSPRVRSRAAGQAEIYNSLEEAVLEGAGIAAISVPGVYAAREARKALEHGLHVFLFSDNVSLEEEVMVKKLAQEKGLLVMGPDCGTAVIGGLGLGFANKVRAGHIGIVAAAGTGLQQVLTVIDRLGEGVTHAIGTGGRDLRQEVGGITTSLALEMLEQDENTKVKVVISKPPAPEVREKVVRALEEGTKPAVVCFMGEMGGEDRGKVKFAGSLEEAAVLACSIVSGKEGSLYYQEKDIEELARELTGGRPVRGYLRGLYCGGTLCDETLTFLAHKGIPVYSNVAWEPELLLKSPEESRAHSCLDLGDDYFTRGRPHPMLEPGLRVPRYLKEAQDEEVAILLFDVVLGFGCHPDPAGVTAEAVREAARIARQAGRQLIQIAVLVGTEGDPQGLREQEKVLREAGATVLYSNYAAAQLVARLIQGSLSG; encoded by the coding sequence GTGTTTAAACGAATAACGGTTCGCTACAACAGTTATTATGATTCCGTAACCTTAATGAGCCTGACCCAGGAAATACAGAAATTGCCTGGCATCCGGGAAGCCCTGGTGGGCATGGCTACAGATCTTAATAAAGAGAGTTTAAAGGGGATGGGATTTTATACCCCCGAGGTAGAGAAGGCTGCGGCCACAGACCTTCTTATCGCCTTAGGGGCAGAAAGCGAAGAAGCTTTATATGAAGCGGAAGAATTGATTGAGGAGAAGTTGTCCCCAAGGGTTCGGTCCCGGGCCGCGGGACAGGCGGAGATATATAATTCCCTGGAAGAAGCCGTACTAGAAGGGGCGGGCATAGCAGCTATCTCCGTCCCCGGGGTCTATGCCGCGCGTGAAGCGAGAAAGGCACTGGAACATGGGCTCCATGTGTTCCTGTTTAGCGATAACGTTTCCTTGGAAGAGGAGGTAATGGTGAAGAAGCTGGCCCAAGAAAAAGGGCTTCTCGTTATGGGCCCCGACTGCGGGACGGCAGTTATAGGAGGACTGGGCTTAGGATTTGCTAATAAAGTCAGGGCCGGTCACATAGGGATCGTGGCTGCCGCGGGGACAGGGCTCCAGCAGGTTTTAACAGTAATAGATCGGCTGGGCGAAGGGGTTACCCATGCCATAGGTACCGGCGGCCGCGATCTCCGGCAGGAAGTGGGCGGTATAACAACTTCACTCGCCCTGGAAATGCTAGAGCAGGATGAGAATACCAAGGTTAAAGTAGTTATTTCTAAGCCACCGGCGCCTGAGGTGCGGGAAAAGGTGGTCCGAGCCCTGGAGGAAGGGACTAAGCCCGCGGTTGTATGCTTTATGGGCGAGATGGGTGGCGAGGATAGAGGTAAAGTTAAGTTTGCCGGGAGCCTAGAGGAGGCAGCAGTTCTGGCCTGCTCTATAGTTTCCGGGAAGGAAGGCAGTTTATATTACCAAGAAAAGGATATTGAGGAACTAGCGCGGGAACTTACCGGTGGCCGGCCAGTACGGGGGTATCTGCGGGGCCTGTACTGCGGGGGTACTTTGTGTGATGAGACCCTGACCTTTTTAGCTCATAAAGGGATCCCGGTCTACTCCAATGTAGCTTGGGAGCCAGAACTTCTGCTTAAAAGTCCAGAAGAAAGCCGGGCCCACTCCTGCCTGGATTTGGGAGATGATTATTTTACCCGTGGCCGACCCCATCCTATGCTGGAGCCTGGTCTAAGGGTGCCGCGTTATCTTAAGGAGGCCCAGGACGAGGAAGTAGCTATACTCCTATTCGATGTAGTCTTAGGCTTTGGATGTCATCCTGACCCAGCGGGAGTAACCGCAGAGGCTGTACGGGAGGCTGCGAGAATAGCCAGGCAAGCGGGACGGCAGCTTATCCAGATAGCTGTCCTGGTAGGGACGGAAGGAGATCCGCAGGGTTTGCGGGAGCAGGAAAAAGTATTGCGCGAAGCGGGTGCCACTGTACTCTATTCTAACTATGCGGCAGCCCAATTAGTAGCAAGACTTATCCAGGGCTCCTTGTCAGGCTAA
- a CDS encoding DUF2877 domain-containing protein: MLQGPAGVEEALEELIGWGPGLTPSGDDFVLGLSLTRAIWRKAYGLQEGIWEKKVASLLGRTLPLSAFFLKEALQGRGHEFIEKVLACAVGETPREMGEAVKKLLGVGGSSGFDMALGVYFGLEWQRRDNWCLNE; the protein is encoded by the coding sequence TTGCTGCAAGGCCCCGCAGGTGTAGAAGAAGCGTTAGAGGAACTGATAGGCTGGGGCCCTGGGCTTACACCCAGCGGAGATGATTTTGTTTTAGGCTTAAGCCTTACCCGGGCCATCTGGCGAAAAGCTTACGGGTTGCAGGAAGGAATATGGGAAAAGAAGGTGGCTTCTTTATTGGGACGCACGTTACCTTTAAGCGCTTTTTTTCTAAAGGAGGCCCTGCAAGGACGGGGACACGAATTTATTGAAAAGGTTCTGGCCTGCGCGGTGGGGGAAACTCCCAGGGAGATGGGAGAAGCAGTTAAAAAGCTTTTAGGGGTAGGAGGAAGTTCGGGCTTTGATATGGCCTTAGGAGTGTACTTCGGCCTTGAGTGGCAGAGGAGGGACAACTGGTGTTTAAACGAATAA
- a CDS encoding PucR family transcriptional regulator has product MFHEVGITVEEILSLTEFKNVKVAGGRQGLHRVVTNVNVMEVPDILDWVREGDLLLTTGYAIRDNLNAQQELVPKLAAKGLAALAFKPKRYIDTVPSHMVEAANSCGLPLLELPYEASFSDLMSAVLAQIVNRQARFLRRSMGVHRQFANLILGGGSLKQMGNALAKLLKALVLVEDALNLRRELAGLNWVKGAENLALSLLERQTDLSVTETLKDKIEGLVMIFERGRIEAEGHQAELIRVPLVVSNEHYGCIRALKFDDSFSFLDLLNLDRVCFFIALDIIRYHDIAQVEQKYKTEFLDQLLMSENISDEDGFITRGKIFGWDLTLKYIVLLLNVTPVKKTKDLTQNERISQLVKSRAITLIEDFCRRNNLKHILASHSSGILLGLNPQGGDPRESASWTQEIVKKLRQNLSHWSVTIGIGRPGKGIVGLKKSYYEARVALELGQVIFGAGEDIYYDNLGIYGLLLAQPGPEEQKSFALRIIGPLYEYDTSKGGELLKTLEVYIQTNCNIKRTAGLLFTHYNTVLYRLTKIKQITGFDPDDPEQRLTLQAALRLFKMFNKESSF; this is encoded by the coding sequence ATGTTCCACGAAGTAGGTATTACCGTGGAAGAAATCCTTAGCCTTACGGAATTTAAAAATGTCAAAGTAGCAGGCGGAAGACAAGGACTGCACCGCGTGGTGACCAATGTCAATGTTATGGAAGTACCTGACATCCTAGATTGGGTGAGGGAAGGGGATCTTCTGCTAACTACGGGCTATGCTATTCGGGATAATCTCAACGCCCAGCAGGAACTCGTGCCTAAACTTGCTGCCAAGGGCTTGGCAGCCTTAGCCTTTAAACCGAAACGGTATATAGACACGGTACCCTCCCATATGGTGGAGGCGGCTAACAGTTGTGGTTTGCCCCTTTTAGAACTACCGTATGAAGCTAGCTTTTCGGATCTCATGTCCGCTGTCTTAGCCCAGATCGTCAACCGCCAGGCTCGCTTCTTAAGGCGGAGCATGGGAGTCCACCGGCAATTTGCCAACCTGATTTTAGGAGGCGGCTCTCTGAAGCAGATGGGGAATGCTTTGGCTAAACTCCTTAAGGCGTTGGTCCTTGTGGAAGACGCTTTAAACTTACGGCGGGAACTTGCAGGGCTAAATTGGGTTAAAGGGGCAGAAAACCTGGCCTTAAGTCTTCTTGAAAGACAAACGGATCTGTCCGTGACCGAAACCTTGAAAGATAAGATAGAAGGCCTGGTAATGATTTTCGAGAGGGGACGGATAGAAGCGGAAGGACATCAAGCCGAACTGATAAGGGTACCTTTGGTAGTAAGCAACGAGCATTACGGTTGTATAAGAGCGCTTAAGTTCGACGATAGTTTTTCTTTTCTAGACCTTTTGAACTTAGACCGGGTATGCTTCTTTATAGCTTTGGACATAATCCGCTACCATGATATTGCCCAGGTGGAGCAAAAATATAAAACAGAGTTTTTGGATCAGTTGCTTATGAGTGAAAATATCTCGGATGAAGATGGCTTCATCACCCGAGGCAAAATCTTTGGCTGGGACCTTACCCTGAAATATATAGTTTTATTGCTTAATGTAACACCTGTAAAAAAAACGAAAGATCTGACGCAAAATGAAAGGATATCCCAGCTAGTAAAAAGCAGGGCGATTACTTTGATTGAGGACTTTTGCCGGAGGAATAATTTAAAACATATTTTAGCTAGCCATTCTTCGGGTATCCTCCTTGGCCTGAACCCTCAAGGTGGGGACCCGAGGGAGAGTGCCTCTTGGACCCAAGAGATAGTTAAAAAGTTACGTCAAAACCTCTCCCATTGGTCGGTCACCATCGGTATAGGTCGGCCGGGCAAGGGTATTGTTGGACTCAAAAAAAGTTATTACGAGGCCAGGGTAGCCCTTGAGCTAGGCCAGGTTATATTTGGAGCGGGGGAAGATATCTACTATGACAACCTGGGGATCTACGGCCTTCTTCTTGCCCAGCCAGGGCCAGAAGAGCAGAAATCTTTCGCTTTAAGAATCATAGGGCCGTTGTACGAATATGACACCTCTAAAGGTGGGGAACTTTTAAAGACGTTAGAGGTGTATATCCAGACAAATTGCAACATTAAGCGTACCGCAGGGCTGTTGTTTACCCATTATAACACTGTTCTATATAGGTTAACTAAAATTAAGCAGATCACCGGCTTTGATCCGGATGATCCCGAACAAAGGCTTACTCTGCAAGCGGCTTTAAGGCTGTTCAAGATGTTTAACAAAGAATCATCTTTCTAA
- a CDS encoding histidinol-phosphatase HisJ family protein produces MGGGKGADYHLHGLAHGGPPHTVEKLWPYVEAARKAGLDEMGFAEHDRYLNGLEFGVFAELRRLAPLPVRQGIEIDFHPTRSDLRHIAALPWDYLIGSVHHIGNWAFDAPGEEARFDEWDPDELYLSYFDLVARAARTGFFQIIGHLDLIKIYGHRPTRPVVELAEPALRAIAEAGAAVEVNTAGLFKPVGEIYPSRDLLERCFALGIPVTVSSDAHSPEEVGRAREEGLALVRGVGYTHLATFKGRQLIPVPLDG; encoded by the coding sequence GTGGGAGGGGGGAAAGGGGCGGACTATCACCTCCATGGCCTGGCCCATGGAGGTCCGCCTCATACAGTGGAGAAGCTGTGGCCTTATGTAGAGGCGGCCCGGAAGGCCGGCCTGGACGAGATGGGCTTTGCCGAACACGACCGCTATCTTAACGGCCTGGAATTCGGTGTTTTTGCCGAGCTGAGGCGCCTTGCGCCGTTGCCAGTGCGCCAGGGGATCGAGATCGATTTCCACCCGACCAGGTCGGACCTGCGGCATATCGCGGCCCTACCTTGGGACTACCTCATCGGCTCTGTTCACCATATCGGCAATTGGGCCTTCGATGCCCCGGGGGAAGAAGCCCGCTTTGATGAGTGGGACCCGGACGAACTTTACCTTAGCTATTTTGACCTGGTGGCCCGGGCAGCCCGGACCGGTTTTTTTCAGATTATAGGGCACCTGGACCTCATAAAGATCTACGGCCACCGGCCGACCCGGCCGGTGGTGGAGCTGGCCGAACCTGCTTTAAGGGCCATAGCGGAGGCCGGAGCAGCAGTGGAGGTGAACACGGCAGGCCTGTTTAAACCGGTGGGAGAAATCTACCCCTCCCGGGACCTCCTGGAGCGCTGCTTTGCCCTGGGTATCCCGGTAACGGTTAGCTCCGACGCCCACAGCCCCGAGGAGGTGGGCCGGGCGCGGGAGGAGGGCCTCGCCTTGGTGCGGGGGGTGGGCTATACCCATCTGGCCACTTTCAAGGGCCGGCAGTTGATACCCGTTCCCCTGGACGGATAA
- the gcvH gene encoding glycine cleavage system protein GcvH, whose protein sequence is MEIPVHLRYSKDHEWVEVEGNRARIGITDYAQQSLGDIVFVELPQVGDELTAQDSFGVVESVKSASDVYTPVSGKVVAVNEALLDSPQLINSDPYGKGWLIEIEMSDPSEVDNLLDAESYRKLTSE, encoded by the coding sequence ATGGAGATCCCCGTTCACTTGCGTTATTCCAAGGACCACGAATGGGTGGAAGTGGAAGGCAACCGTGCCCGCATAGGTATTACTGATTATGCCCAGCAGTCCCTGGGAGATATTGTTTTTGTGGAGCTTCCCCAGGTAGGAGACGAGCTGACGGCCCAGGACAGCTTTGGGGTAGTGGAGTCCGTTAAGTCGGCTTCCGATGTCTACACCCCTGTTTCCGGCAAAGTGGTGGCCGTAAACGAGGCGCTACTGGACAGCCCGCAGCTTATAAACAGTGATCCCTACGGCAAGGGGTGGCTGATCGAGATCGAGATGAGCGACCCCTCCGAAGTAGACAACCTGCTAGATGCCGAGAGCTACCGGAAGCTCACTAGCGAATAG
- a CDS encoding FAD/NAD(P)-binding protein yields the protein MAVEARVNPLVPTTGRIIKIVEETPDVKTFHVTTEKGKPFTPMPGQLAMLSLFDVGEAMFSITSQGPEHLEIAIKRVGMLTEALHEAEVGQTVGIRGPYGNGFPLDMFYGKDVLFIAGGIGLAPVRSLINYCIEHREQFGHLWIIYGARSPADLCFKEDLFENWPRVENCRVDVTVDKGDESWKGHEGFVPAFVEKLNPSPEGKVAVTCGPPIMIKFVLQSLEKLGFRDDQIVTTLEMRMKCGIGKCGRCNLGSRYVCLDGPVFTLAQLKEMPNEY from the coding sequence ATGGCGGTAGAGGCACGGGTCAACCCCCTGGTGCCCACGACGGGCCGGATCATCAAAATTGTGGAAGAAACCCCCGATGTGAAGACCTTTCACGTGACAACGGAAAAGGGCAAGCCCTTCACCCCTATGCCGGGGCAACTGGCCATGCTCTCCCTCTTCGATGTAGGAGAGGCCATGTTTTCCATTACTTCCCAGGGACCGGAACACCTGGAGATAGCCATCAAGCGGGTGGGCATGCTTACCGAAGCCCTCCACGAGGCGGAGGTAGGCCAGACAGTGGGAATCCGTGGCCCCTACGGCAATGGTTTTCCCCTGGATATGTTTTACGGGAAGGATGTTCTCTTTATTGCCGGGGGTATCGGTCTCGCCCCCGTGCGCTCCCTAATCAATTACTGCATCGAACACCGGGAGCAGTTCGGCCACCTCTGGATTATCTACGGCGCTCGCTCCCCGGCGGACCTGTGCTTCAAAGAGGACCTCTTTGAAAACTGGCCCCGGGTGGAGAACTGTCGGGTGGACGTTACGGTGGACAAGGGTGACGAGAGTTGGAAGGGTCACGAAGGATTCGTACCGGCTTTTGTGGAAAAGCTAAACCCGTCACCCGAAGGCAAGGTAGCCGTGACCTGCGGCCCCCCCATTATGATCAAGTTCGTCCTCCAGTCTCTGGAGAAGCTGGGGTTCAGGGATGACCAGATCGTTACTACCCTTGAGATGCGCATGAAGTGCGGCATAGGCAAGTGTGGAAGGTGTAATCTGGGCAGCCGCTACGTCTGTTTAGACGGGCCGGTCTTTACCCTGGCCCAACTGAAGGAAATGCCCAACGAATATTGA
- a CDS encoding 4Fe-4S dicluster domain-containing protein encodes MLKIAKDKLPALLQAWAAEAKVFTPQDRGGTSAFLPWDGKGRLTLGEGNTLEPPKDLFFPRTETMYRYQVQGQEAEITEVPSFEEKMVLVGVRSCDAWSFAIMDDVFLTKGYVDEFYRRRRENTRVVALACTEAAPTCFCTSFGLDPGRAEGVDVQMWPLDDGYLLEAFTEAGRELLRQAGDLLEEAGNAPLPASAIGFIAGTHGVAVAAPKLEVDVSGVVEKLQRMFEHPYWTALSRKCLGCGACTYLCPTCHCFDIQSENLGNTGYKFRCWDSCMFSEYTRMAGGHNPRPSKKERLRNRFLHKLQYFPERYGKFACVGCGRCLDRCPVNVDITRVIREVKEVTL; translated from the coding sequence ATGCTAAAGATCGCCAAGGATAAATTGCCGGCACTCTTGCAGGCCTGGGCGGCAGAAGCCAAGGTGTTTACACCTCAGGATAGAGGAGGCACCAGTGCCTTCCTCCCCTGGGACGGGAAGGGCAGGCTTACCCTGGGTGAAGGCAATACCCTGGAGCCGCCTAAAGATCTCTTCTTCCCCCGGACGGAAACCATGTATCGCTACCAGGTGCAGGGCCAGGAGGCCGAGATAACAGAGGTCCCCTCCTTCGAGGAAAAGATGGTCCTCGTGGGGGTGCGTTCCTGCGATGCCTGGAGTTTCGCCATTATGGATGATGTTTTCCTGACCAAGGGCTACGTGGACGAATTCTACCGCCGGCGGCGGGAAAATACCCGCGTAGTGGCCCTGGCCTGTACGGAAGCTGCTCCCACCTGCTTTTGCACTTCCTTCGGCCTTGATCCCGGCCGGGCTGAAGGAGTTGATGTCCAGATGTGGCCGCTGGATGATGGCTATCTCCTGGAGGCCTTTACCGAAGCCGGGCGGGAGTTGCTAAGGCAGGCCGGCGACCTCCTGGAAGAAGCGGGTAATGCCCCCCTGCCGGCATCGGCAATAGGCTTTATTGCGGGTACTCACGGCGTGGCAGTGGCAGCGCCCAAACTTGAGGTGGATGTCAGCGGAGTGGTGGAGAAACTCCAGAGGATGTTCGAGCACCCCTACTGGACGGCCCTCAGCCGCAAGTGCCTGGGGTGCGGCGCCTGCACCTATCTCTGCCCTACTTGCCACTGCTTTGACATCCAGAGCGAGAATCTCGGCAACACCGGCTACAAGTTCCGGTGCTGGGACTCTTGCATGTTTTCCGAGTATACCCGGATGGCCGGCGGCCACAACCCGCGGCCGTCGAAAAAGGAGCGCCTGCGCAACCGTTTCCTGCATAAGCTCCAGTATTTCCCCGAGCGGTACGGCAAGTTCGCCTGCGTGGGGTGCGGCCGGTGCCTGGACCGCTGCCCCGTCAATGTCGACATTACCCGGGTAATCCGCGAGGTCAAGGAGGTGACCCTGTAA